The proteins below come from a single Rosa rugosa chromosome 2, drRosRugo1.1, whole genome shotgun sequence genomic window:
- the LOC133730113 gene encoding pentatricopeptide repeat-containing protein At1g63330-like, translating into MLKMVRTSASSSCLPSTHLVAVPLINNFMALFHSRQTQLGNRPSVPKVTNLEDALKVFDHMLHSRPLPCVIPFTQILGQLVTLKHYSAVISLNRQMGLIGIAPDVYSLNIIINCYCRLNQVGFGLSVLAQFFKLGLQPDVFTFTTLINGFVLNNQVPEAARIFTKMLQAGAGHSKPNVFTFTTLIKGFCMIGNNRAAIQLLRKMEEEGGCEPNTVSYNTIIHSLCKDTLIDEAMNLFSEMITRGTAPDVVTYTSLIQGVCNIRQWKQATTLLNEMVSQGIFPDIHTFNVLVDTLCKEGMVVEAETVVETMIQRDIEPDVITYNSLMDGYCLRGEMDEAKKVFDLMVSKGSMVNVQSCSILINGYCKQKKIDEANKVFQEMTCWELVPDTVTYNTLIDGFYKAGRTQDAEKLFSDMQGCGQPPDVRTYNILVDGLCNNQQLSKALELLREMEGNKLELDIVVYTTIIEGLCKAGKMDSAIDVFSGLSSNHLQPDVWTYNIMILGFCKGGLLSEAENLFTEMKERGCSPDDCTYNTIIRGFMNNYETSRATGLIQEMLERGFSADASTMDLIVDLLSKDTVDPVLEAWLKDSV; encoded by the coding sequence ATGCTGAAGATGGTTCGAACaagtgcttcttcttcttgtcttcCCTCTACTCATCTTGTTGCTGTTCCCCTCATCAACAATTTCATGGCTTTGTTTCATTCGAGACAAACCCAGCTAGGAAATCGACCCTCAGTGCCCAAAGTCACCAATCTTGAGGATGCCTTGAAGGTGTTCGATCATATGCTTCACTCGCGTCCTCTGCCTTGCGTTATCCCTTTCACTCAGATCTTGGGTCAACTTGTCACATTGAAACATTATTCAGCAGTCATCTCTTTGAATAGGCAGATGGGTCTGATCGGAATTGCTCCTGATGTTTATTCTCTAAATATTATCATTAATTGCTATTGTCGTTTGAATCAAGTCGGGTTTGGCTTATCTGTCTTGGCGCAATTCTTCAAATTGGGTCTTCAACCAGACGTCTTCACCTTCACCACTCTAATCAACGGCTTTGTTCTCAACAATCAAGTCCCTGAGGCTGCACGAATTTTCACCAAAATGCTGCAGGCAGGCGCAGGTCATTCTAAGCCCAATGTGTTTACTTTCACCACACTAATAAAGGGCTTTTGCATGATAGGAAACAACAGAGCTGCAATTCAATTACTCAGGAagatggaagaagaaggaggatgCGAGCCTAACACAGTTTCCTATAACACCATCATCCACAGTCTCTGCAAGGATACACTAATTGATGAAGCAATGAACCTCTTCTCAGAAATGATTACTAGAGGTACTGCTCCGGATGTTGTTACTTACACCTCTTTGATTCAAGGAGTTTGCAATATACGCCAGTGGAAACAAGCTACAACGTTGTTGAATGAAATGGTGAGTCAAGGTATCTTTCCAGATATCCACACCTTCAATGTCTTGGTTGATACACTCTGTAAGGAAGGGATGGTTGTGGAAGCCGAAACTGTGGTTGAGACGATGATTCAAAGAGATATCGAGCCTGATGTCATTACTTACAACTCACTTATGGACGGTTACTGTTTGCGAGGAGAAATGGACGAGGCGAAAAAAGTTTTTGATCTAATGGTTAGCAAGGGCTCCATGGTTAATGTTCAGAGTTGTAGCATATTGATAAACGGATACTGTAAGCAGAAAAAGATCGATGAGGCCAATAAGGTTTTTCAGGAAATGACTTGTTGGGAGCTTGTTCCTGATACCGTTACTTATAACACTCTTATTGATGGTTTTTACAAAGCAGGCAGAACACAAGATGCAGAAAAGTTGTTTTCTGATATGCAAGGTTGTGGCCAACCTCCAGATGTTCGAACTTATAATATTTTAGTTGATGGCCTGTGTAACAACCAACAACTTTCTAAAGCTCTAGAATTGCTTAGAGAAATGGAAGGCAACAAGTTGGAACTAGATATTGTAGTTTACACTACTATCATTGAAGGTTTGTGCAAAGCTGGGAAAATGGATTCTGCAATAGATGTCTTCTCTGGTTTGTCATCAAATCATCTTCAACCTGATGTGTGGACGTATAATATAATGATTCTTGGATTTTGTAAAGGAGGCCTATTAAGTGAAGCTGAAAATTTGTTTACAGAAATGAAGGAGAGAGGCTGTTCTCCAGATGACTGTACCTATAACACAATTATCCGAGGTTTTATGAATAACTATGAGACCTCAAGGGCTACAGGACTTATTCAAGAAATGCTTGAGAGGGGTTTCTCTGCGGATGCATCAACTATGGACTTGATTGTTGATTTATTGTCAAAGGATACAGTAGATCCTGTATTAGAAGCATGGCTTAAAGATTCAGTCTga